A section of the Campylobacter lanienae NCTC 13004 genome encodes:
- a CDS encoding motility associated factor glycosyltransferase family protein, with protein sequence MDNIFNKNYNHQVDPQAVKALHHAIEQDIKANGGANAFIHNIIALCSINFILAKAIYDLKSNSKFDVFAGKGNLDINIINTHTKTPIYSGSPAEHTINMLDKFKRDYALYPSLFFYGLGNGNFYKALLENKNHKKIVVFEPEIEILFIAFCLNDFSKEMRENRFIPFCVGFLNDAYLHIICNQKEIKYNAKNYDFHIYNDYYDQTYKQNANSINKRLLNILLLNIKAAGNSPEDTLIGMKHVVENMPKFYANYSLKDILNLNTNRNQTAIIVSTGPSLTKQLELLRSVAPYAILIAADASYPILKLNNIRPDFVTTMERIELSGAFFDSEVSEFDNGITFIASSLIHPNTIKLLKGRDVAFAHKPLKFEEALGEDPKNYMCKGPSTAHFAFDLAIELGCKQIIFIGQDLAMADDGTTHARGMVFGETSPTIASKEYESNITTTLGYGGKTHVKSIKIWDMFREYFEAMIDAISSYTDVKVYNATEGGSRIRGTIERPFGELVSEIINSKVKKNLLKPEPISPDISHAKLQSQKQIIENFIKIGKDKQDLIKELFKKISKLVEPANADLANGKEPRYAKFYELKDRIDRLKANLDNDKSFNDVYMSAAYNFCLHQELDFATLMVRPEKSKSDRDKKIFEYVKQHGYYFFSLAGLIENTIDTLQTALDGWE encoded by the coding sequence ATGGATAATATCTTTAACAAAAACTACAATCACCAAGTCGATCCCCAAGCAGTAAAAGCCTTGCACCACGCAATAGAACAAGATATCAAAGCAAATGGCGGTGCTAATGCCTTTATACACAATATCATCGCACTTTGCTCCATTAACTTTATCCTAGCTAAGGCCATTTATGACCTAAAAAGCAATAGCAAATTTGATGTCTTTGCCGGCAAGGGCAACCTAGATATAAATATCATCAACACACATACCAAAACCCCGATTTATAGTGGCTCGCCAGCAGAACATACAATCAATATGCTAGATAAATTCAAAAGAGATTACGCCCTTTATCCATCGCTATTTTTCTATGGGCTTGGCAATGGCAACTTCTATAAAGCTCTATTAGAAAATAAAAATCATAAGAAAATTGTAGTATTTGAGCCTGAAATTGAGATATTATTTATAGCTTTTTGCCTAAATGATTTTAGTAAAGAGATGCGTGAAAATCGCTTTATACCATTTTGTGTTGGCTTTTTAAATGATGCGTATCTACATATAATTTGTAATCAAAAAGAGATTAAATACAACGCCAAAAACTATGATTTTCACATATATAATGACTATTATGACCAAACCTACAAACAAAACGCAAATAGCATAAATAAAAGATTATTAAATATCTTACTTCTAAATATCAAAGCCGCCGGCAATTCGCCGGAAGATACCCTTATAGGGATGAAGCATGTAGTAGAGAATATGCCAAAATTCTATGCTAATTACAGCTTAAAAGATATTTTAAATTTAAACACAAATCGCAACCAAACCGCCATCATCGTCTCAACTGGACCAAGTCTAACTAAGCAACTTGAGCTATTAAGAAGCGTCGCTCCATATGCCATTTTGATCGCTGCTGACGCCTCATATCCGATACTAAAATTAAATAATATTAGGCCAGATTTTGTAACTACAATGGAGAGAATCGAGCTTAGCGGGGCGTTTTTTGATAGTGAGGTGAGTGAATTTGATAATGGCATAACCTTTATCGCTAGCTCACTCATCCATCCTAATACAATTAAGCTTTTAAAAGGGCGAGATGTCGCCTTCGCTCATAAGCCTTTGAAATTCGAAGAGGCCTTAGGCGAAGATCCGAAAAACTATATGTGTAAAGGGCCTAGCACCGCTCACTTCGCCTTTGATCTAGCTATAGAGCTTGGCTGTAAGCAGATAATATTTATCGGACAAGATCTAGCCATGGCAGATGATGGCACCACTCACGCTAGGGGAATGGTCTTTGGTGAGACTTCGCCTACTATCGCCTCTAAAGAGTATGAGTCTAATATAACAACAACTCTAGGCTATGGCGGCAAAACGCATGTAAAATCTATCAAAATTTGGGATATGTTTAGAGAGTATTTCGAGGCGATGATAGATGCGATTAGCTCATATACTGATGTAAAAGTTTATAACGCCACCGAGGGTGGCTCTAGGATTAGAGGCACGATAGAAAGGCCTTTTGGTGAGCTTGTAAGCGAAATTATAAATAGCAAAGTTAAAAAGAATTTACTAAAACCAGAACCGATATCACCAGATATTAGCCACGCCAAACTACAATCCCAAAAGCAAATTATAGAAAATTTCATCAAAATAGGCAAAGATAAACAAGATCTAATCAAAGAGCTATTTAAGAAAATTAGCAAATTAGTAGAACCCGCAAACGCAGATCTAGCAAATGGCAAAGAGCCAAGATATGCTAAATTCTATGAGCTTAAAGATCGCATAGATAGATTAAAAGCGAATTTGGATAATGATAAGAGTTTTAATGATGTATATATGAGTGCGGCGTATAACTTTTGCTTACATCAAGAGCTAGATTTTGCTACATTAATGGTGCGTCCTGAAAAGAGTAAGAGCGATCGTGATAAGAAGATTTTTGAGTATGTCAAACAGCATGGATACTACTTCTTTAGCCTAGCCGGCCTGATAGAAAATACCATTGACACACTCCAAACCGCACTTGATGGGTGGGAGTGA
- the glf gene encoding UDP-galactopyranose mutase, which yields MRAMKNLVVGAGFSGAVIANLIATKLNEKVVVIDKKCHIAGNSYDYRDKNGIMIHKYGSHIFHTSNERVWDFVCQFGKFNQYMHKVIALIDGIETIIPFNFNTLYDLFPQTMARRLEEKLLEKFEYNTKVPILEFQKQDDKDLKYLSNYIYEKVFLHYTIKQWGVSPSNVDGAVTARVPVYLSKDNRYFQDKYQGIPLKGYTKLIENILFHKNIKIRLNTDFKDINSNKFDRIFYTGSIDEYFDYKYGQLPYRSVKFELEEYEREFYQSNSVVNYPCNYNFTRIHEYKHYLQDKTDKTVIAKEYSEAFELGKNERYYPIPKEENRILYEKYLKEANLNKNIYFLGRLGDYKYYDMDKAILRAIELFDDLSVGKI from the coding sequence GTGCGAGCAATGAAAAATTTGGTAGTTGGAGCTGGATTTTCTGGGGCAGTAATCGCAAATTTAATTGCTACAAAACTCAATGAAAAGGTTGTTGTAATAGACAAAAAATGCCATATTGCGGGCAATTCATATGATTATAGAGATAAAAATGGGATTATGATACATAAATATGGTTCGCATATTTTTCATACTTCAAATGAAAGAGTTTGGGATTTTGTTTGTCAATTTGGTAAATTTAATCAATATATGCATAAAGTGATAGCTCTAATCGATGGTATAGAGACTATCATACCTTTTAATTTCAATACTCTTTATGATCTTTTCCCGCAAACAATGGCAAGGCGTTTAGAAGAAAAGCTTTTAGAAAAATTTGAATACAATACAAAAGTGCCAATATTAGAATTTCAAAAACAAGATGATAAGGATTTAAAATATTTATCAAATTATATTTATGAAAAGGTTTTTTTGCATTATACTATAAAACAATGGGGAGTTTCGCCTAGCAATGTTGATGGCGCTGTGACTGCAAGGGTGCCTGTGTATTTAAGCAAGGATAATAGATATTTTCAAGACAAATATCAAGGTATTCCACTAAAAGGCTATACTAAGCTTATTGAAAATATTTTATTTCATAAAAATATTAAAATTAGATTAAATACTGATTTTAAGGATATTAATAGCAATAAATTTGATAGGATTTTTTATACTGGGTCGATTGATGAATATTTTGATTATAAATATGGACAACTGCCTTATCGTAGTGTAAAATTTGAGTTAGAAGAGTATGAGAGGGAATTTTATCAGTCTAATTCGGTTGTTAATTATCCTTGTAACTATAATTTTACACGAATTCATGAATACAAACACTATCTTCAGGATAAAACCGATAAAACAGTAATTGCCAAAGAGTATTCAGAGGCTTTTGAACTTGGAAAAAATGAAAGATACTATCCTATACCAAAAGAAGAAAATAGAATATTGTATGAAAAATACCTAAAAGAAGCAAATTTGAATAAAAATATTTATTTTTTAGGTCGCTTGGGTGACTATAAGTATTATGATATGGATAAGGCTATTTTACGGGCTATTGAATTGTTTGATGATTTATCGGTAGGTAAAATATAG
- a CDS encoding glycosyltransferase family 4 protein, with the protein MQLINKKRAIKQKENIDNIVFLNDVLDIRAGGPSGYIANLKESISQYHISSSIAFISMDNVIIKNHQYKIQKNIARIFSLFIPIRKYRKKLREKIFIFLVSKASFNDLGIDAIEYMGYIKQLDKYQFKTIICHHVTDAIFIKNYLKYRKIEAKLMLMSHSPEPMSEEVYHHAKLKQDQNADKIYAMLQKIEKDAFNQADILVFPSKEAMEPYLKGLDYFEELTKSKKVMFIRTCCARLDIENSIRDIREEFGIKTKYIISFIGRHTAIKGYDILKSIADKILAKRDDITFVIGGGQTSEISPLDHPRWIELGKINPADLLKITDLFILPNRQTYFDLILIETLSSGVPILASNTGGNKTVYQDTQAIELYDNQDDCINKIENFIDTSKEYKNQQRKLAKIAYENNYTLEHFAKNYNNLIINLTKECEQ; encoded by the coding sequence ATGCAATTAATTAATAAAAAAAGAGCGATAAAACAAAAGGAAAATATTGATAATATAGTTTTTTTAAATGATGTTTTGGATATTAGAGCTGGAGGACCTTCTGGATATATAGCAAATCTAAAAGAAAGTATTTCTCAATACCATATTTCTAGTAGTATTGCCTTTATCTCAATGGATAATGTTATTATTAAAAATCATCAATATAAAATACAAAAAAACATTGCAAGGATTTTTTCATTATTCATTCCAATAAGAAAATATAGAAAAAAATTAAGAGAAAAAATATTTATTTTTTTAGTCTCAAAGGCATCATTTAATGACTTAGGGATAGATGCGATAGAATATATGGGATATATCAAGCAATTGGATAAATATCAGTTTAAAACAATTATTTGTCACCATGTGACGGATGCTATTTTTATTAAAAATTATTTAAAATATAGAAAAATAGAAGCAAAGTTAATGCTAATGTCTCACTCTCCAGAGCCAATGTCAGAAGAAGTGTATCATCATGCGAAATTGAAACAAGATCAAAATGCCGATAAAATTTATGCTATGCTTCAAAAAATAGAAAAAGATGCTTTTAATCAAGCGGATATTTTGGTTTTTCCTAGTAAAGAGGCTATGGAGCCGTATCTGAAAGGTTTAGATTATTTCGAAGAATTAACTAAGAGTAAAAAAGTAATGTTTATTAGAACATGTTGTGCTAGGTTAGATATTGAAAATAGCATTAGAGATATAAGAGAAGAATTTGGTATAAAAACTAAATATATAATATCATTTATCGGCAGACATACCGCTATTAAGGGTTATGATATATTAAAGAGCATAGCAGATAAAATATTAGCTAAAAGAGATGATATAACATTTGTAATTGGGGGGGGGCAGACAAGTGAAATATCGCCCCTTGACCATCCTAGATGGATAGAATTAGGAAAAATAAATCCAGCAGATTTACTAAAAATAACAGATTTATTTATTTTACCAAATAGACAAACTTATTTTGATTTGATTTTGATCGAAACTTTGTCATCTGGTGTGCCTATTTTGGCTTCAAATACTGGCGGAAACAAAACCGTATATCAAGACACGCAAGCCATAGAGCTTTATGATAATCAAGATGATTGCATAAATAAAATAGAAAATTTCATCGATACTTCTAAAGAGTATAAAAACCAACAAAGAAAACTCGCAAAGATCGCATATGAAAATAATTACACTTTAGAACACTTTGCAAAAAATTATAATAATCTTATAATTAATCTTACAAAAGAGTGCGAGCAATGA
- a CDS encoding glycosyltransferase family 4 protein — MKKILMIYDDISYGGGAERVICNFSNSLIASGYEVMVFSITLNKQCPYEYHQEVVIRFIKENVKPKGLAKVLHEIKRLIMPIKKWNEIKKRAVFKQAINEFNPDFIICHTHFDNSLTKILKKMQDKIIKVVHNSFDAYEKWQIDLSIYKNIVLLSNHDIDKFKTEYPNSNFYIIPNFIPNISNLNTDYSKKCVVSIGSMDESNRKGFLRLIDIWKLIQDNKEFKDWKLHIVGDGDLKEQIKTKIDNLNLSNSIILKPFTKDVESEYLSASIYAMASHFEGLPMVLIEAGSYALPIIAFDIATGPSDIIEDEKSGFLIEDNNLDEYANKLKILMQDESLRAKMGEKSKEIVKNKFSKEVVMKQWMELFGKINKE; from the coding sequence ATGAAAAAAATATTGATGATATACGATGATATTAGTTATGGAGGTGGTGCTGAGAGAGTTATATGCAATTTTAGTAATTCTTTAATTGCTAGTGGATATGAAGTGATGGTTTTTAGTATTACACTTAACAAGCAATGTCCTTATGAATATCACCAAGAAGTTGTAATTAGATTTATTAAAGAAAATGTAAAACCTAAAGGATTAGCAAAGGTTTTACACGAGATAAAAAGATTAATAATGCCTATAAAAAAATGGAATGAAATCAAAAAAAGAGCCGTGTTTAAGCAAGCAATAAATGAATTTAATCCGGATTTTATAATATGTCATACTCATTTTGATAACAGTTTGACTAAAATATTAAAAAAAATGCAAGATAAAATTATTAAAGTTGTACATAATTCTTTTGATGCTTATGAAAAATGGCAAATAGATCTAAGTATTTATAAAAATATTGTTTTATTATCTAATCATGATATTGATAAATTTAAAACAGAATACCCAAATTCTAATTTTTATATAATCCCAAATTTCATTCCAAATATCTCAAATTTAAATACAGATTATTCTAAAAAATGTGTAGTATCAATAGGTAGTATGGATGAGAGTAATCGAAAAGGCTTCCTACGCTTAATAGATATTTGGAAGTTAATTCAAGATAACAAAGAATTCAAAGATTGGAAACTACATATCGTAGGCGATGGCGATCTAAAAGAACAGATAAAAACTAAGATAGATAATCTAAATTTATCTAACTCTATAATCTTAAAACCATTTACTAAAGATGTAGAGAGCGAGTATCTAAGTGCTAGCATATATGCTATGGCAAGCCACTTTGAAGGTCTTCCTATGGTGCTTATAGAGGCGGGGTCTTATGCCTTGCCAATCATAGCCTTTGACATTGCAACTGGCCCAAGCGATATAATAGAAGATGAAAAAAGCGGATTTTTGATAGAAGATAATAATTTAGATGAATACGCCAATAAACTAAAAATATTAATGCAAGATGAGAGCTTAAGAGCTAAAATGGGTGAAAAAAGCAAAGAGATAGTCAAAAATAAATTTAGCAAAGAGGTGGTGATGAAGCAGTGGATGGAGCTGTTTGGGAAGATTAATAAGGAATGA